The Pedosphaera parvula Ellin514 genome includes a region encoding these proteins:
- a CDS encoding MotA/TolQ/ExbB proton channel family protein, whose translation MLANIVVQFFLKGGPVMWPILVCAVIAVAVVGERTFWWLRESRKRDPQKLEQLLAALENSDVPQATKLSKGSEDPVIRMIYRGLNHVNASMQGALQLAAGIELERAGRFLTVMDTLVTLAPLLGLLGTVTGLMRAFLSIGDAELSVMAVTGGIGEALIATACGLGIAIISLIPYNYFNRKITRLQFELETAATNVEVMVNATKMNEVNNRQLSPAPAAR comes from the coding sequence ATGCTCGCAAATATCGTAGTTCAATTCTTTCTCAAAGGCGGCCCGGTGATGTGGCCGATCCTGGTTTGTGCCGTAATTGCGGTTGCGGTCGTTGGCGAGCGCACATTCTGGTGGCTGCGCGAAAGCCGTAAACGCGATCCTCAAAAGCTGGAGCAACTGTTGGCGGCACTGGAGAATTCCGACGTGCCACAGGCCACGAAACTCTCAAAAGGCTCGGAAGATCCAGTTATTCGGATGATCTACCGTGGCCTTAATCATGTGAATGCTTCGATGCAAGGGGCTTTGCAACTAGCCGCTGGCATTGAATTGGAACGCGCCGGTCGCTTCCTGACCGTCATGGACACGTTGGTAACCCTTGCGCCGCTCCTCGGACTGCTGGGAACGGTCACCGGGTTGATGAGGGCCTTTCTCAGTATTGGAGACGCTGAATTATCGGTCATGGCGGTCACGGGGGGAATCGGGGAGGCGTTGATTGCGACGGCGTGCGGACTTGGAATCGCGATCATTTCCCTGATTCCCTACAACTACTTCAACCGGAAGATCACCCGTTTGCAGTTTGAACTGGAGACGGCGGCCACGAATGTCGAGGTGATGGTGAACGCAACCAAGATGAATGAAGTCAATAACCGACAGTTGTCGCCCGCCCCTGCCGCCCGATGA
- a CDS encoding ExbD/TolR family protein, whose amino-acid sequence MKLTSPVQGRHSRIEIIPLIDIMFFLLASFMMVSLQMNRTQNIKVNLPSATQSRHDFKPDMVNVAVDKNGGVWLEKKQISLPELGAVLSNRFRLDTNLPVYISGDRDTLHGAMADVLETVRGAGVQKVAFTVGANETQNNK is encoded by the coding sequence ATGAAACTAACCTCGCCAGTTCAAGGCCGCCATTCGCGCATCGAGATCATTCCGTTGATCGACATCATGTTCTTTCTCCTGGCCTCGTTCATGATGGTCAGCCTGCAGATGAACCGGACCCAAAACATCAAGGTCAACCTGCCATCCGCCACCCAGTCCCGGCATGATTTCAAGCCGGACATGGTCAACGTCGCCGTCGATAAGAATGGAGGCGTCTGGCTGGAGAAAAAGCAAATCTCATTGCCTGAACTCGGCGCCGTGCTCAGCAACCGTTTCCGGTTGGACACCAACCTGCCGGTCTATATCAGCGGCGATCGCGACACACTGCATGGAGCCATGGCAGATGTTTTGGAAACGGTGCGCGGAGCGGGAGTTCAAAAGGTGGCCTTCACCGTGGGCGCGAATGAAACCCAGAATAACAAATGA
- a CDS encoding ExbD/TolR family protein: MKIRSPLPRRKTRIEIIPLIDIMFFLLASFMMVSLQMQKVRTLKASLPTATLAKASAKPDMINLTVDKYGQVSLDKKPVSFPELLPILTNRYNLNTNLPVYISGTRDATHGSMIYLLDFVKRAGIQRVAIAIKSAPDHP, encoded by the coding sequence ATGAAAATCCGCTCCCCTCTGCCGCGAAGAAAGACGCGTATCGAGATCATACCCTTGATCGACATCATGTTCTTTCTGCTCGCCTCGTTTATGATGGTCAGCCTGCAAATGCAAAAAGTGCGGACGCTCAAGGCCAGTCTGCCCACAGCCACGCTGGCCAAAGCCAGCGCCAAGCCGGATATGATTAACCTGACCGTGGACAAGTACGGGCAGGTATCCCTGGATAAAAAGCCCGTGTCCTTCCCCGAACTGCTGCCCATTCTTACGAACCGTTATAACCTGAATACCAACCTGCCCGTATACATTTCCGGCACCAGGGACGCCACGCATGGTTCAATGATCTATCTCCTGGACTTTGTAAAGCGCGCCGGCATCCAGCGTGTGGCCATCGCGATAAAGAGTGCGCCCGATCATCCGTAA
- a CDS encoding HEAT repeat domain-containing protein, whose product MGKKWRIIIVVAVVTLVIGGMVWRRPRPHEPEPVYQGQPQSAWINSLQGGIVGIDNEHTWQSLFTEDEVTILIKALEARDTRSQKVYRAVWHKLPSALRRRPLPYPAQSAEDAHVTAAVIIGFLREDAQSAIPALIRVLQQDDMEFARRRAVMALPEIGPRDKRVVTALREALNDRSPKVREAATNALAQMSPRVRSMK is encoded by the coding sequence GTGGGGAAAAAGTGGAGAATTATCATCGTGGTTGCCGTGGTTACCCTTGTAATTGGAGGGATGGTCTGGCGCAGACCTCGCCCGCATGAACCGGAGCCGGTTTATCAAGGGCAACCGCAGAGTGCGTGGATCAATAGTCTTCAGGGAGGAATCGTGGGAATTGATAATGAGCACACCTGGCAAAGCCTCTTCACTGAAGATGAGGTAACCATCCTGATAAAAGCATTGGAAGCGCGTGACACTCGGAGTCAGAAGGTTTACAGGGCTGTGTGGCACAAGTTGCCATCGGCCCTGAGACGCCGACCCTTGCCTTATCCAGCGCAATCTGCGGAGGACGCTCATGTCACAGCGGCTGTGATCATTGGATTTTTGAGAGAGGATGCTCAATCAGCGATTCCGGCGCTAATTCGAGTGCTTCAGCAGGATGACATGGAATTCGCACGACGCCGAGCGGTAATGGCTTTGCCAGAAATCGGGCCAAGAGACAAACGGGTGGTGACGGCCCTCCGCGAAGCATTGAATGATCGATCACCTAAAGTGCGCGAGGCGGCGACGAATGCTCTTGCACAAATGTCGCCCCGGGTTCGGTCTATGAAATGA
- a CDS encoding HEAT repeat domain-containing protein — MKTKRNIEILIVTLLTGFVVIYAIWPSEPRYQGKTLTKWLEYYYIKYGSGTGRNRPLPPKEHEAVDAIGVKAIPTLLSMLKAKDSPTRTNFIRFWRQHGFPKIDWGMEANNQHEMAGMGFAILGKEARAATSGLIKHTVNEDPKIRRTALLCLNTIEADPQMLFPVLVERLKDDEDLVSHVAAYMLREKFPKEAERLGIYERFPELKRSFKPGIQHFDWLL, encoded by the coding sequence ATGAAAACGAAGCGGAATATCGAAATTCTCATCGTGACCCTGCTCACGGGTTTCGTCGTGATTTATGCCATATGGCCGAGTGAGCCGCGCTACCAAGGGAAGACGTTAACGAAGTGGCTGGAGTATTATTACATCAAGTATGGAAGCGGGACGGGGCGTAACAGGCCACTGCCACCCAAGGAACACGAGGCGGTTGACGCCATTGGTGTAAAGGCCATCCCCACGCTTTTATCGATGTTGAAAGCGAAGGATTCGCCAACACGAACCAATTTCATTCGCTTCTGGCGTCAGCACGGGTTTCCGAAAATCGATTGGGGAATGGAGGCGAACAATCAGCATGAGATGGCTGGAATGGGCTTTGCTATTCTCGGCAAGGAGGCACGTGCCGCCACATCTGGTTTAATCAAGCATACCGTTAATGAAGATCCTAAAATCAGACGCACAGCGCTGCTTTGCCTGAACACGATAGAAGCCGATCCGCAAATGTTATTTCCTGTTTTGGTCGAGCGCCTAAAAGATGACGAAGATCTGGTCAGCCACGTGGCCGCATATATGTTACGCGAGAAGTTCCCCAAGGAAGCAGAAAGGCTTGGCATTTATGAAAGATTTCCAGAATTAAAGCGAAGTTTCAAACCAGGCATTCAGCACTTCGATTGGCTACTTTGA
- a CDS encoding NPCBM/NEW2 domain-containing protein, with protein MSYWNVKLRVLLGICAGLLGVQSAQALTNGLALTPPMGYNTWYARGSSINEDYIKSIADTMATNGMKAAGYEYVNMDDGWAGYRDTNGVMIANTNKFPSGIKALADYVHGKGLKLGLYTVFGPTTCAHLPGSYGHEVQDAQTYAQWGIDYLKYEGCSFPDPLAHETEKAVQMRDALAATGRPIVFTMSTGPAESWMPDVLNMWRGAGDNVPHGWNTFLRHMDFVAQTPELAGPGHWNDPDVMDLGFGGTEQDKAILTMYCIVAAPLLSPTVSSGYLNILTNAEALQVNQDPAGIQGACVATNGDLQVWSKPLSEGVNVRAVALLNRGTNTADITANWGDLGFPAGVAKVRDLWARAYEGNFTNSFTATVPGQSVKFLKIAWGSTLNPPVAGTNYLSDLNWLAGTTWTVFPPGIQMDKSGATQPMSMHGIHYSKGLGTIAYTRAEYFLGGVATRFQATVGVDDVAGGVLGSVVFRVYADGIKIYDSGLMRNSSALQLIDVDITGRQRLVLEVNDGGDGNVNDYGDWANALITALPQPPAAPVGLATISTGNQVSLTWYAIPGATSYTVKRSSTSGGPYQVVGTSTNSSFADINSSGSTYYYVVSAANLYGQSTNSLEAAAVPPSYWANTITAAPQNWEATPNWTNTISFPNNLYVEAVINANIVSNQTINVNQPISIGSLTLGGTDASASYTIAGNGGTLTFNNGSGVSVLTQLAGSKGDTLAVPITLNNQTTVRTLSSYPLNISAALSGGGALVKNGSGTLSLGGSNSFTGGLKIAQGTLLPGNAFALGSTAGGTIVDNFATLDLNGVDVGGEQVTVSGTGSGFAGAIVDNNTNGSPGRLQAVTLGANATFGGQNNWSIRGTNGSAPSGSLSTGGMAYNLTKMGTNLVWLSSIDVDSSLGDIDIEQGFLGFEGATTSMGNPARTLTVKPGASLVFNQTTTPWNKVIVLNGDGLNQTLGGNGGSNTIAGPITLNGSCRIDVSAGSLTFAGLLGGNGTLRKNLTGTLYLSATNNFTGDTLVNAGVLAVKDGGSIASKNIVINSGATLDGTSANQGEITLGDGQTLGGQGTIKGNLTLAAGATLLSSIGNGTPVFNNSLILGAGSKCAFEWSKPPITNSLVQAASLTYGGQLALTSLTSNSPVIGDVFKLFNASSYAGAFQTISPQIPGPGMLWDTTGLTTDGTIRIIAGTLPHIDSFSMTGNSLRISGLDGKPNAPYHVLASTNSALPLYQWIRISTNTFDAAGHFSFTNLIDHAVPGMFFSLDLSLAESLPQLRLVSLPGNNLVLTAGGGPANASCTILASTNIALPLAQWTHIATNQLDAYGNFSLTNTISPGVTKRFYFLQIAR; from the coding sequence ATGAGCTATTGGAATGTGAAATTGAGAGTGCTGCTGGGGATTTGCGCGGGGCTGCTTGGTGTGCAGTCCGCGCAGGCGTTGACCAATGGTTTGGCGCTGACTCCGCCGATGGGTTACAACACGTGGTATGCGCGGGGCAGCAGCATCAACGAAGACTATATCAAAAGCATTGCCGACACAATGGCCACGAACGGGATGAAGGCTGCTGGCTACGAGTACGTCAACATGGACGACGGCTGGGCGGGCTACCGCGACACGAATGGAGTGATGATTGCCAACACGAACAAGTTTCCCAGCGGAATCAAGGCCTTGGCGGATTACGTGCATGGGAAGGGCTTGAAGCTGGGGCTTTATACGGTTTTTGGGCCGACCACCTGCGCGCATCTGCCCGGCTCCTACGGGCATGAAGTTCAGGATGCGCAGACCTATGCACAGTGGGGCATTGATTACCTGAAGTATGAAGGATGCAGTTTCCCCGATCCACTGGCGCATGAAACTGAAAAGGCGGTGCAAATGCGGGACGCCTTGGCTGCGACCGGCAGGCCGATTGTATTTACAATGTCGACCGGTCCGGCTGAGTCGTGGATGCCGGATGTGTTGAACATGTGGCGCGGTGCGGGCGATAATGTGCCGCACGGTTGGAATACTTTCTTAAGGCATATGGATTTTGTGGCGCAGACGCCGGAATTAGCCGGCCCCGGACACTGGAATGACCCCGATGTCATGGACCTGGGTTTTGGGGGCACGGAACAGGACAAGGCCATTCTCACCATGTACTGCATTGTGGCGGCGCCTCTGCTGTCACCAACTGTTAGTTCGGGTTACCTCAATATTTTGACGAATGCCGAGGCGCTGCAGGTGAATCAAGATCCGGCAGGCATACAAGGAGCGTGCGTGGCCACGAACGGTGACTTGCAAGTGTGGAGTAAGCCTTTGAGCGAAGGGGTGAATGTGCGCGCCGTGGCGCTGTTGAATCGAGGCACCAACACGGCGGATATTACAGCCAACTGGGGTGATCTGGGTTTCCCGGCAGGAGTGGCAAAAGTTCGGGATTTGTGGGCACGGGCCTATGAAGGGAATTTCACGAACAGCTTCACTGCCACAGTGCCGGGCCAGAGTGTGAAGTTTTTGAAAATTGCCTGGGGTTCAACTCTTAATCCGCCGGTCGCGGGAACGAATTATCTCAGCGACCTCAATTGGCTGGCCGGCACCACCTGGACGGTGTTTCCTCCGGGCATTCAGATGGACAAAAGCGGCGCAACGCAACCGATGAGCATGCATGGCATACACTACAGCAAAGGCCTGGGAACAATTGCGTATACCCGTGCTGAATATTTCCTGGGAGGAGTGGCAACGCGATTTCAGGCCACCGTGGGCGTGGATGACGTGGCGGGAGGTGTTTTGGGTTCCGTGGTATTCCGTGTCTATGCAGATGGAATCAAGATTTACGACAGTGGATTAATGAGGAACTCTTCGGCGTTGCAGCTCATTGATGTGGACATCACTGGCCGTCAACGGCTGGTGCTGGAAGTGAACGACGGTGGGGACGGCAACGTAAACGATTATGGCGATTGGGCCAATGCCCTGATTACTGCGCTTCCACAGCCCCCGGCAGCCCCCGTTGGCCTTGCCACCATCTCGACAGGAAATCAAGTGAGCCTGACCTGGTATGCCATTCCCGGAGCGACCAGTTACACGGTCAAGCGGTCCAGTACCAGCGGCGGCCCATATCAGGTAGTGGGCACTTCCACCAATTCTTCCTTTGCAGATATCAACAGCTCCGGGAGCACCTATTATTATGTTGTTTCAGCGGCGAACCTTTATGGACAGAGCACCAATTCCCTCGAAGCCGCGGCAGTTCCTCCTTCCTATTGGGCGAACACCATCACTGCGGCGCCTCAGAACTGGGAGGCAACCCCCAATTGGACCAACACCATTTCATTTCCCAACAATCTTTACGTCGAGGCCGTGATCAACGCGAATATTGTTTCCAATCAAACCATCAATGTGAATCAGCCCATCTCGATCGGCTCGCTCACCCTGGGAGGCACGGATGCGTCTGCATCCTACACCATCGCGGGAAACGGAGGCACGTTGACCTTTAATAACGGCTCCGGTGTCAGTGTCTTGACACAACTGGCCGGCAGCAAGGGAGACACATTGGCTGTTCCCATCACGCTCAACAACCAGACCACGGTTAGAACCCTCTCTTCTTATCCGTTGAATATTTCAGCTGCGCTATCCGGAGGAGGTGCGCTGGTTAAAAATGGTTCCGGGACACTTTCGCTGGGCGGCTCCAATTCGTTCACCGGCGGTTTAAAGATTGCCCAGGGAACTCTGCTGCCAGGCAATGCTTTCGCATTGGGCTCCACGGCTGGCGGAACAATTGTGGACAATTTTGCCACCTTGGACCTGAACGGTGTTGATGTGGGGGGGGAGCAGGTGACGGTATCAGGAACGGGTTCGGGATTTGCGGGAGCCATCGTCGATAATAACACCAATGGAAGCCCGGGGAGACTTCAAGCTGTAACTCTGGGAGCTAATGCGACATTTGGCGGGCAAAACAATTGGTCGATCAGAGGCACGAATGGGTCTGCGCCCTCCGGCTCTTTGAGCACAGGGGGAATGGCTTATAATCTTACCAAAATGGGAACGAACCTGGTTTGGCTCAGCTCGATTGATGTGGATTCCAGTTTGGGAGATATCGATATTGAGCAAGGGTTTCTGGGTTTCGAAGGCGCAACTACATCGATGGGAAATCCGGCCCGCACGCTCACTGTGAAACCGGGAGCCTCCTTGGTTTTCAATCAAACCACAACTCCGTGGAATAAAGTCATTGTGCTCAATGGGGATGGGCTGAACCAAACTCTTGGGGGTAATGGTGGCAGCAACACTATTGCGGGTCCAATCACGCTCAACGGCTCCTGCCGGATTGATGTCAGCGCCGGTTCGCTTACCTTTGCCGGCCTCCTTGGCGGCAATGGCACTCTTCGCAAGAACTTGACCGGCACACTTTATCTCTCTGCAACCAACAACTTCACGGGAGACACCCTGGTCAATGCAGGGGTACTGGCCGTGAAAGACGGCGGATCGATCGCCAGCAAAAATATCGTCATTAACTCCGGCGCCACACTTGATGGAACCAGTGCAAATCAAGGTGAGATCACTCTGGGAGATGGGCAGACACTGGGCGGCCAGGGAACGATCAAAGGCAACCTGACACTTGCCGCAGGAGCAACGCTGCTGTCGAGCATTGGTAATGGAACACCGGTGTTCAACAATTCACTGATACTGGGCGCGGGCAGCAAATGTGCGTTTGAATGGAGCAAGCCGCCCATAACCAACAGCCTGGTGCAAGCGGCCAGCTTGACGTATGGCGGACAACTGGCTTTGACTTCCTTAACGAGCAATTCGCCGGTCATTGGCGATGTTTTCAAACTCTTTAATGCCAGCAGCTATGCCGGCGCCTTCCAGACCATCTCCCCTCAAATTCCCGGACCCGGAATGCTATGGGACACCACGGGCTTAACCACCGACGGCACCATCCGCATTATCGCGGGAACATTGCCCCACATTGATTCATTTTCAATGACTGGAAACAGCCTGCGAATTTCCGGCCTCGACGGCAAACCGAACGCCCCTTACCACGTGCTGGCATCCACAAACTCGGCGCTGCCGCTCTACCAGTGGATTCGGATTTCAACCAACACCTTCGACGCAGCCGGTCACTTCTCCTTTACCAACCTCATTGACCACGCCGTTCCAGGAATGTTTTTTAGCCTGGACCTCTCACTGGCTGAATCGCTGCCACAATTGAGGTTGGTATCCCTGCCGGGAAATAATTTGGTTTTGACCGCGGGCGGCGGCCCGGCCAATGCCAGTTGCACAATATTGGCCTCGACAAATATCGCCCTCCCGCTGGCTCAATGGACGCACATCGCCACCAATCAACTGGATGCCTACGGAAACTTCTCCCTGACGAACACTATCAGTCCCGGCGTGACTAAAAGGTTTTATTTTCTGCAAATTGCCAGGTGA